In the genome of Desulfuromonas sp. DDH964, one region contains:
- a CDS encoding acyl-CoA dehydrogenase family protein produces MHLDLTEEQSLIRDTAREFARAELEPVAAALDRGENPEAFFANLQKLAELGFMGLNVRSEYGGAEAGVIAFSVALTELARACAATAVTVSVNNMVCEVIQEVGSAAQRQRYIPRICSGAYRAGAFALTEPGAGSDPAALTTQAVRDGDHWLLNGSKIFITSAPYAGVFVVWAVTDRSAPKGKGISCFLVEAGTPGCSVGRAEEKLGQHASVTSELHFQDCRVPADALMGRLNDGFRIAVAELCGGRIGIGSLALGIGLAALDAATRYALERKQFGQPIADFQAIQWKIADSGTELEAARLLLMNAAFRKEQRRSFAKEASMAKLFASEAANRACYEALQIFGGYGYTTEFPVERYCRDARVTTLYEGTSEIQRLIIAREILRGFA; encoded by the coding sequence ATGCATCTCGACCTCACGGAAGAACAGAGCCTGATCCGCGACACCGCCCGCGAGTTCGCCCGCGCCGAGCTCGAGCCGGTGGCGGCGGCCCTCGACCGCGGCGAAAACCCGGAAGCCTTCTTCGCCAACCTGCAGAAGCTCGCCGAGCTCGGTTTCATGGGGCTCAACGTGCGCAGTGAGTACGGCGGCGCCGAGGCCGGGGTGATCGCCTTCAGCGTCGCCCTCACCGAGCTGGCGCGGGCCTGCGCCGCGACGGCGGTGACGGTCTCGGTCAACAACATGGTCTGCGAGGTAATCCAGGAGGTCGGCAGCGCGGCCCAGCGCCAGCGCTACATCCCGCGCATCTGCTCCGGCGCGTATCGCGCCGGCGCCTTCGCCCTCACCGAGCCGGGGGCCGGCTCCGACCCGGCGGCGCTGACCACCCAGGCAGTCCGCGACGGCGACCACTGGCTCCTCAACGGCAGCAAGATCTTCATCACCAGCGCCCCCTACGCCGGCGTCTTCGTGGTCTGGGCGGTGACCGACCGCAGCGCGCCGAAAGGGAAGGGGATCAGCTGTTTCCTGGTCGAGGCCGGCACCCCCGGTTGCAGCGTCGGCCGCGCCGAGGAGAAGCTGGGGCAGCACGCCTCGGTCACCAGCGAGCTCCATTTCCAGGATTGCCGGGTGCCGGCCGACGCCCTGATGGGCCGGCTCAACGATGGCTTTCGCATCGCCGTGGCCGAACTCTGCGGCGGCCGCATCGGCATTGGCTCCCTCGCGCTCGGCATCGGCCTGGCGGCGCTCGACGCCGCCACCCGCTACGCCCTGGAGCGCAAGCAGTTCGGCCAGCCGATCGCCGACTTCCAGGCGATCCAGTGGAAGATCGCCGACAGCGGCACCGAACTCGAGGCGGCGCGGCTGCTGCTGATGAACGCCGCCTTTCGCAAGGAGCAGCGGCGCAGCTTCGCCAAGGAGGCGTCGATGGCCAAGCTCTTCGCCAGCGAGGCGGCTAACCGCGCCTGTTACGAGGCGCTGCAGATCTTCGGTGGCTACGGTTACACCACCGAGTTTCCGGTCGAACGCTACTGCCGGGATGCCCGGGTGACCACCCTCTACGAAGGGACCAGCGAAATCCAGCGGCTCATCATCGCGCGCGAGATCCTGCGCGGGTTCGCTTGA
- a CDS encoding enoyl-CoA hydratase-related protein, whose amino-acid sequence MEFSNLLLEIEAGVAVVTVNRPAALNALSAAVLEELNSAFGLLRDDPQVACVILTGAGPKAFVAGADIAAMQPLDAVSAASFARLGHALMNRIETFPKPVIAAVNGFALGGGCELAMACDIRLASDNARFGQPEVNLGVIPGFGGTLRLARLVGKGRAKELIFTGDMIDAAEACRIGLANRVVAADQLLPEAKKLAAKIAAKGPLAVRFAKEAIDSGLEMDQDRAGRFEADLFGLCFASADQKEGMSAFLEKRQAKFSGR is encoded by the coding sequence ATGGAGTTTAGCAACCTGCTGCTGGAAATCGAAGCCGGCGTCGCCGTCGTCACCGTCAATCGCCCCGCCGCCCTCAACGCCCTGAGCGCCGCGGTTTTGGAAGAGCTGAACAGCGCCTTCGGGCTGCTGCGCGACGATCCCCAGGTCGCCTGCGTGATCCTCACCGGCGCCGGACCCAAGGCCTTCGTCGCCGGCGCCGACATCGCCGCGATGCAGCCCCTCGACGCGGTCAGTGCCGCGAGCTTCGCCCGCCTCGGCCACGCCCTGATGAACCGCATCGAGACATTTCCCAAGCCGGTGATCGCCGCGGTCAACGGCTTCGCCCTTGGGGGCGGCTGCGAGCTGGCGATGGCCTGCGATATCCGCCTCGCCAGCGACAACGCCAGGTTCGGCCAGCCCGAGGTCAACCTCGGTGTCATCCCCGGCTTCGGCGGCACCCTGCGCCTGGCGCGGCTGGTCGGCAAGGGGCGGGCCAAGGAGCTGATCTTCACCGGCGACATGATCGACGCCGCCGAAGCCTGCCGCATCGGTCTCGCCAACCGGGTGGTGGCGGCCGACCAGCTCCTCCCCGAGGCGAAGAAGCTGGCGGCGAAGATTGCTGCCAAGGGGCCGCTGGCGGTGCGTTTTGCCAAGGAGGCGATCGACAGCGGCCTGGAGATGGACCAGGACCGGGCCGGCCGCTTCGAGGCGGACCTCTTCGGCCTCTGCTTCGCCAGCGCCGACCAGAAGGAAGGGATGAGCGCCTTCCTCGAAAAACGCCAGGCCAAGTTCAGCGGCCGCTGA
- a CDS encoding acyl-CoA dehydrogenase, which produces MYFELTEEQKLIRQTVREFAEKEIKPGAAVRDETESFDRLLMHDRVAELGLAGIVFPEEYGGAGADYISYAIAVEELSRVCASTGVTLSAHLSLGANPIYLFGSEEQKQKFLVPLAEGSKLGAFALTETSAGSDAGGTKTTAVRDGDSWVLNGTKIFCTNGGEAEIYIVFARSDRSAEKHHGISAFIVEKETPGFSFGKKESKMGIRSSPTRELVFDNCRIPAENLLGPEGSGFKVAMKTLDGGRIGIASQALGIAQGAYEAALAYARERRQFDQPIAGFQAVQFLLADMALRIEAARLLVYQSAWRASAGLSYGKESAMAKLAASETAMWVTTKAVQIHGGYGYTRDFPVERMMRDAKITEIYEGTSEVQRIVIGAAVTKG; this is translated from the coding sequence ATGTATTTCGAACTGACCGAGGAACAGAAACTGATCCGCCAGACCGTGCGCGAGTTCGCCGAAAAGGAGATCAAGCCCGGGGCCGCCGTGCGCGACGAGACGGAAAGCTTCGATCGCCTTCTGATGCATGACCGGGTCGCCGAGCTCGGCCTCGCCGGCATCGTCTTTCCCGAAGAGTACGGCGGCGCCGGCGCCGACTACATCAGCTACGCCATCGCCGTCGAGGAGCTCTCGCGGGTCTGCGCCTCCACCGGGGTGACCCTTTCGGCCCACCTCTCCCTCGGTGCCAACCCGATTTACCTCTTCGGCAGCGAGGAGCAGAAGCAGAAGTTCCTCGTCCCCCTCGCCGAGGGGAGCAAGCTCGGCGCCTTCGCCCTGACCGAGACCTCGGCCGGCTCCGACGCCGGCGGCACCAAGACCACCGCGGTGCGCGACGGCGACAGCTGGGTCCTCAATGGCACCAAGATCTTCTGCACCAACGGCGGCGAGGCGGAGATCTATATCGTCTTCGCCCGCAGCGACCGCAGCGCCGAGAAACACCACGGCATCAGCGCCTTCATCGTCGAAAAGGAGACCCCCGGCTTCAGCTTTGGCAAGAAGGAGTCGAAGATGGGGATCCGCTCCTCGCCGACCCGGGAGCTGGTCTTCGACAACTGCCGGATTCCCGCCGAGAATCTCCTCGGCCCCGAGGGGAGCGGCTTCAAGGTGGCGATGAAGACCCTCGACGGCGGCCGCATCGGTATCGCCTCCCAGGCCCTCGGTATCGCCCAGGGGGCCTATGAAGCAGCCCTCGCCTACGCCCGCGAGCGCCGGCAGTTCGACCAGCCGATCGCCGGTTTCCAGGCGGTGCAGTTCCTGCTCGCCGACATGGCGCTGCGTATCGAGGCGGCGCGGCTGCTGGTCTACCAGTCGGCCTGGCGGGCGAGCGCCGGCCTCTCCTACGGCAAGGAGTCGGCGATGGCCAAGCTTGCCGCCTCGGAGACCGCCATGTGGGTGACGACCAAGGCGGTGCAGATTCACGGGGGCTACGGTTATACCCGCGACTTCCCGGTCGAGCGGATGATGCGCGACGCCAAGATCACCGAGATCTACGAGGGGACGAGCGAAGTACAGCGCATCGTCATCGGCGCCGCGGTCACCAAAGGCTAG